One part of the [Synechococcus] sp. NIES-970 genome encodes these proteins:
- the murD gene encoding UDP-N-acetylmuramoylalanine--D-glutamate ligase, whose amino-acid sequence MAQALVIGIGRSGIAAARLLKQQGWDVVLGDRQTNADLVAVQTKLAAQGISVQLGYTPNLSGDQPDLIVVSPGVPWDLPFLQQARAQGIDTIGEMELAWRNLAQKPWVSVTGTNGKTTTTALVEAIFKKAGCGGPACGNIGRAACELALAETTPDWIVAEISSYQIESAPTLRPQIGIWTTFTPDHLARHYTLENYEAIKASLLKRSRRQVLNGDDPFLRSQAEKWPDAYWTSVRGAEHLPCDPARGVFIQDAWVKAFGELIMPISLLKMVGEHNLQNLLLAIAAARLANVDKGAITEAIATFPGVPHRLELICQHQGVAFINDSKATNYDAAEVGLNAVAAPAILIAGGDPKEGDPNQWIAKIKEKAAAVLLIGDAAPQFAQLLQDHYYSQYEIVETLDQAIARSVTLIPQVKPKVVLLSPACASFDQYRSFEERGEHFRRLCQTLNG is encoded by the coding sequence ATGGCTCAAGCGCTTGTCATTGGGATTGGTCGTTCGGGAATTGCGGCGGCACGGCTATTAAAACAGCAAGGTTGGGATGTGGTGTTAGGCGATCGCCAAACCAACGCAGATCTCGTTGCTGTCCAAACAAAGCTCGCGGCCCAGGGAATCTCCGTTCAGCTTGGTTACACCCCGAACTTAAGCGGCGATCAGCCAGATCTCATTGTGGTCAGTCCGGGAGTTCCTTGGGATCTTCCTTTTTTACAACAGGCCCGCGCCCAAGGGATCGATACCATCGGCGAAATGGAACTGGCCTGGCGAAATTTAGCCCAAAAACCCTGGGTCAGCGTGACGGGCACAAATGGGAAAACCACCACGACTGCCCTGGTGGAAGCCATTTTCAAAAAAGCTGGCTGTGGTGGCCCCGCCTGTGGCAACATCGGTCGGGCTGCCTGCGAATTAGCCTTGGCAGAAACGACCCCAGATTGGATTGTGGCAGAAATTAGCAGCTATCAAATTGAGTCTGCGCCGACCCTGCGGCCCCAGATCGGTATTTGGACAACCTTTACCCCCGATCATCTGGCTCGCCACTATACCCTCGAAAATTATGAGGCGATTAAGGCTTCATTGTTAAAGCGTAGCCGCCGTCAGGTGTTGAACGGGGATGATCCATTTCTGCGATCGCAGGCAGAAAAATGGCCCGATGCCTATTGGACGAGTGTGCGGGGGGCGGAACATCTCCCCTGTGATCCGGCTCGGGGAGTATTTATCCAGGATGCTTGGGTCAAGGCTTTTGGGGAATTGATCATGCCGATCTCTCTCCTGAAGATGGTGGGAGAACACAATCTCCAAAATTTATTGTTGGCGATCGCCGCTGCCCGTTTAGCCAATGTTGACAAGGGGGCAATCACCGAGGCGATCGCCACATTCCCCGGCGTACCCCACCGCTTGGAATTAATATGTCAACACCAGGGCGTTGCTTTCATCAATGACAGCAAAGCGACCAATTATGACGCCGCCGAAGTGGGCTTAAATGCCGTTGCGGCCCCAGCGATCCTTATTGCTGGAGGCGACCCCAAGGAAGGGGACCCCAACCAATGGATCGCAAAAATCAAGGAAAAAGCCGCCGCTGTTTTACTCATCGGTGATGCTGCCCCCCAGTTTGCCCAATTACTCCAAGATCATTACTATTCCCAGTATGAAATTGTGGAAACCCTCGACCAGGCGATCGCCCGCAGTGTGACGCTGATTCCCCAGGTCAAACCCAAAGTTGTGCTCCTTTCTCCGGCCTGTGCCAGCTTTGATCAATATCGGAGTTTTGAGGAACGGGGCGAGCATTTCCGTCGCCTCTGCCAAACCCTTAATGGGTAA
- a CDS encoding hypothetical protein (conserved hypothetical protein): MTMETLEFIIYPDGRVQEKVTGIVGSSCQEVTAAIEKELGVVLSQEPTSDYFTQTVNQSAETSNPVQSSW; this comes from the coding sequence ATGACCATGGAGACATTAGAATTTATCATCTACCCCGATGGCCGTGTCCAAGAGAAGGTCACGGGGATTGTTGGGTCTTCATGCCAAGAAGTGACCGCTGCAATTGAAAAGGAACTGGGGGTTGTTCTCTCCCAAGAGCCCACCTCTGACTATTTCACCCAAACCGTCAACCAATCTGCCGAGACGAGCAACCCCGTCCAGAGCAGTTGGTGA
- the psaD gene encoding photosystem I subunit II, which yields MSNELTGKTPKFGGSTGGLLAAAEREEKYAITWSSAKEQAFELPTGGAAIMNEGDNLMYFARKEQCLALGTQLKTKFKPKITDYKIYRIFPSGETQFLYPLDGVPSEKVNEGREYHGKVDRNIGKNPEPATLKFSGVAPYEA from the coding sequence ATGTCTAACGAGCTTACTGGAAAAACACCGAAATTCGGTGGCAGCACGGGTGGTCTTCTCGCCGCTGCAGAACGGGAGGAGAAATACGCCATTACCTGGTCCAGTGCGAAGGAACAAGCCTTTGAACTGCCCACCGGTGGTGCTGCAATCATGAACGAAGGCGACAACTTGATGTACTTTGCCCGCAAGGAGCAGTGCCTCGCCCTCGGTACTCAGCTAAAAACTAAATTTAAGCCCAAGATCACCGACTATAAGATCTATCGTATTTTCCCCTCTGGTGAAACTCAGTTCCTCTATCCCCTCGATGGTGTTCCCTCCGAGAAGGTAAATGAAGGTCGTGAGTATCACGGTAAAGTTGACCGCAATATCGGTAAAAACCCCGAGCCAGCAACCCTGAAATTTTCTGGCGTAGCTCCCTACGAAGCTTAG
- a CDS encoding thioredoxin domain protein, with translation MAESVVVNRENFATAVLAASQEKPVLVDFFATWCGPCQILKPLLQKLLQEYDFTLALVDIDQNPELANEYGVEGVPDVRVVTQGKVIPGFVGVIAEAQIREILENLGVPSSLDGAIAQLKDLQTAGELAQAKTYLDELFSAYPKHPKVILAAAEFLFHCQKPEEASRLLNTIPPDQADYQAIAEQLRGKLFFQGISHTEPSSDLDRKYIRAAQLALAENYEEALLIFLEIVAGDRRYQNDGGRKAMVAIFNLLGSTHPLTQKFQKQLMQTLY, from the coding sequence ATGGCGGAAAGTGTAGTTGTCAATCGGGAAAATTTTGCCACGGCAGTGCTGGCGGCGTCCCAGGAAAAACCAGTCTTAGTGGATTTTTTTGCCACCTGGTGCGGCCCCTGCCAAATCTTGAAACCCCTCCTGCAGAAATTACTCCAGGAATATGATTTCACCTTGGCCCTGGTAGACATTGATCAAAATCCAGAACTGGCTAACGAATACGGTGTCGAAGGGGTGCCTGATGTGCGCGTTGTCACCCAAGGGAAGGTGATTCCGGGGTTTGTGGGGGTAATCGCCGAAGCACAGATCCGGGAAATTCTCGAAAATCTCGGGGTGCCATCTAGCCTCGACGGGGCGATCGCCCAGCTTAAAGACCTACAAACCGCCGGAGAGTTAGCCCAGGCCAAAACCTACCTGGATGAACTATTCTCCGCTTATCCAAAGCACCCAAAGGTAATCCTTGCCGCTGCCGAATTTCTCTTCCATTGCCAGAAACCAGAGGAAGCCAGCCGGTTACTGAATACAATTCCCCCAGACCAAGCTGACTACCAGGCGATCGCCGAGCAGCTGCGGGGCAAACTTTTCTTCCAGGGCATTAGTCACACTGAACCCAGCAGTGATCTAGACCGAAAATACATCAGAGCCGCCCAACTGGCCCTCGCCGAAAACTACGAAGAAGCCCTGTTGATTTTCCTAGAAATCGTCGCGGGCGATCGCCGCTACCAGAACGATGGGGGGCGCAAAGCGATGGTGGCAATTTTCAACCTCCTGGGCTCTACCCATCCCCTCACCCAGAAATTCCAAAAACAATTAATGCAAACCCTCTATTAA
- a CDS encoding hypothetical protein (protein of unknown function (DUF1257)), translating into MSHFSNIKTKIRNLTSLKAALKDMNIDWKEGPSAVRGYQGDRRTAEVVIEQENNYDIGFSWNGQEYELVADLQYWQQPLTVDGFLQRITQGYAYHTILSETSQQGFQVSEQQQNEDGSIRLVVQRWS; encoded by the coding sequence ATGTCCCATTTCAGCAACATCAAAACAAAAATTCGTAATCTAACTTCCCTCAAGGCCGCCCTCAAGGATATGAATATCGACTGGAAGGAAGGGCCCAGCGCTGTTCGTGGTTATCAAGGCGATCGCCGCACTGCCGAAGTTGTGATCGAACAAGAGAATAACTACGACATTGGCTTTAGCTGGAACGGCCAGGAATACGAACTTGTTGCCGATCTGCAATATTGGCAGCAGCCCCTAACCGTAGACGGCTTTTTGCAACGCATTACCCAGGGGTATGCCTACCACACCATTCTCAGTGAGACCAGCCAGCAGGGTTTCCAAGTCAGCGAACAGCAGCAAAACGAAGATGGATCTATCCGTCTGGTTGTCCAACGCTGGAGCTAA
- a CDS encoding SAM dependent methyltransferase, with amino-acid sequence MALIRILEPEVMDDPAEAIAYDAMDFRAVNQAFADLVAETYPQEEALVLDLGTGTAQIPILLGQQRPQWRIKGTDLAPSMLALGQQNVAAAGLGAQIELIVADAKHLPWPNHSFDVIMSNSLIHHLPNPHSCFREMGRLLKPQGAIILRDLCRPESAAELQQIVATAAGPGFDEHQQKLFRDSLYAAFTVAEIKAIAQATGLAKAHIYQSSERHWTLIFPHP; translated from the coding sequence ATGGCGCTTATCAGAATTTTAGAACCAGAGGTCATGGATGATCCCGCCGAGGCGATCGCCTACGATGCGATGGATTTTCGGGCAGTCAATCAAGCTTTTGCCGATCTCGTGGCTGAGACCTATCCTCAGGAAGAAGCTCTAGTGCTTGACTTAGGTACAGGGACAGCGCAGATTCCGATCTTGTTGGGGCAACAGCGTCCCCAGTGGCGCATTAAAGGCACAGATTTAGCGCCATCGATGTTGGCCTTGGGTCAGCAAAATGTGGCAGCGGCAGGCTTAGGTGCACAAATTGAGCTGATCGTGGCCGATGCAAAACATCTGCCCTGGCCCAATCACAGTTTTGATGTGATCATGTCCAATAGCTTGATTCACCATTTACCGAATCCGCACTCTTGTTTTCGGGAAATGGGTCGCTTGCTTAAACCCCAGGGGGCAATCATTCTCCGGGATTTATGCCGGCCAGAGAGTGCAGCTGAACTCCAGCAGATTGTAGCCACTGCCGCAGGCCCAGGTTTTGATGAGCATCAGCAAAAGTTATTTCGCGATTCTCTCTATGCAGCGTTTACGGTGGCCGAAATCAAGGCGATCGCCCAGGCCACCGGTTTAGCCAAGGCCCACATTTACCAGTCTTCGGAACGCCACTGGACCCTAATTTTTCCGCACCCTTAA
- the pleD gene encoding PleD protein yields MIYFFRLSRSRWLQLLALNIGLAIAYIWAAKISLVFTTLPGTVASVWLPSGLTLGLILLFGNQILPSIALGSFGIISVDLLARDPNISPAAFFWVNFGCIAANLVQPYLAQFILDKYIHKQQFFSRVRNVSIYIAAAALSPMASAFIGITSIILAGRLEWSDYPLSWFTWWLASTLAHLIFTPVILLGKEFFTPKIKYGLVELIVIPSLIGGVSWGVFIQSEPIAYLLLLILNWTVFRYGAFISSVLVSMVSLLAIYATAHGLGAFVLDTQNQSLLYLQSFMAVFALNSLLLSAAVDERSQAQASLKKALDNSTKLVLERTKELRHSEALLRHTNRELQKLVHLDGLTQIANRRCFNQRLTEEWLRLRREQKSLALLLIDVDYFKRYNDFYGHQKGDECLWKISQAIKYTLQRQTDLVARYGGEEFVVILPDTDQQGATVVAKRIRRTVLNLEIAHENTDNDHRIITVSIGAFSGIPQEQTQAASFLEQADQALYLAKQQGRNRIVVTGGLPSV; encoded by the coding sequence ATGATCTATTTTTTCCGGTTATCTCGCAGTCGGTGGCTGCAATTATTGGCTTTAAATATTGGTTTGGCGATCGCCTATATTTGGGCTGCCAAGATCAGCCTTGTTTTTACCACCTTGCCGGGAACTGTTGCCTCAGTCTGGCTACCATCAGGGCTGACTCTGGGCCTAATTTTACTCTTTGGCAATCAAATTTTGCCGAGCATCGCCCTCGGCTCCTTCGGGATTATCTCCGTTGATTTACTTGCACGGGACCCAAATATTAGCCCCGCTGCTTTTTTTTGGGTCAACTTTGGTTGCATTGCCGCAAATCTTGTTCAACCTTATCTAGCTCAGTTCATTCTGGATAAATATATCCACAAGCAGCAATTTTTTAGCCGCGTGCGCAATGTCTCCATTTATATTGCGGCGGCGGCTCTATCTCCTATGGCTTCTGCCTTTATTGGCATTACCAGCATCATTTTAGCTGGACGACTGGAGTGGTCAGATTATCCCTTGAGCTGGTTTACCTGGTGGTTGGCAAGTACCCTTGCCCACTTGATTTTCACCCCAGTCATTCTCTTAGGAAAAGAATTTTTTACCCCAAAAATCAAATATGGTCTGGTGGAATTAATAGTTATCCCTTCCCTTATTGGAGGAGTCAGTTGGGGCGTTTTTATTCAGAGTGAGCCGATCGCCTATTTACTGCTACTGATTTTGAACTGGACTGTCTTCCGCTATGGCGCCTTTATCTCTAGTGTATTGGTTAGTATGGTTTCCCTTTTGGCAATTTACGCCACAGCCCATGGTTTAGGGGCTTTTGTTTTAGATACCCAAAACCAATCATTGCTCTATTTACAGTCTTTCATGGCCGTTTTTGCCTTAAATTCCCTGCTGCTGTCCGCAGCTGTTGACGAGCGGAGCCAAGCCCAAGCTTCCCTCAAAAAAGCCCTAGATAATTCCACAAAACTTGTTTTAGAACGGACAAAGGAGCTGAGACATAGTGAAGCCCTTCTGCGCCACACAAACCGAGAACTACAAAAATTAGTTCACCTAGACGGCCTTACCCAAATCGCCAATCGGCGCTGTTTTAACCAAAGACTGACCGAAGAATGGCTGCGATTACGACGCGAACAAAAATCCCTTGCGTTGCTGCTGATTGATGTGGATTACTTTAAGCGCTACAACGACTTCTATGGCCATCAGAAGGGTGATGAATGTCTCTGGAAAATTTCCCAGGCAATTAAATACACCCTCCAACGACAAACAGACCTGGTGGCCCGCTATGGTGGCGAGGAATTTGTGGTGATTTTACCTGACACAGATCAGCAGGGGGCAACGGTCGTTGCCAAACGAATCCGGCGCACAGTCCTCAACCTTGAAATTGCCCACGAAAATACAGATAATGACCATCGAATCATTACTGTTAGCATTGGCGCATTTAGCGGTATCCCCCAAGAGCAAACCCAGGCAGCTTCATTTTTAGAACAGGCAGACCAAGCCCTTTACCTAGCCAAACAACAGGGACGCAATCGCATTGTCGTTACTGGAGGACTGCCTTCTGTGTGA
- a CDS encoding ferrodoxin I: MTPENTPQRSGFEPELGGFLRNDAGRSGFEPELGGLLRQKGVYVDETTCIGCRHCAHTAPNTFYVEEEHGRARAYRQDGDSEEVIQEAIDTCPVDCIHWLDYTILKEKEQARKYQVIRPLGLPQDSGSQAIARKQSLG; this comes from the coding sequence ATGACCCCAGAAAACACCCCCCAACGGTCTGGTTTTGAACCGGAGTTGGGGGGCTTTTTAAGAAATGATGCGGGACGGTCTGGTTTTGAACCAGAGTTGGGCGGATTGTTACGCCAAAAGGGAGTGTATGTCGATGAAACTACCTGTATTGGTTGTCGCCACTGCGCCCACACTGCCCCAAATACTTTCTATGTGGAAGAAGAACATGGCCGGGCCCGGGCCTATCGTCAGGACGGGGATTCAGAAGAGGTGATCCAAGAGGCGATCGACACCTGCCCTGTGGACTGCATTCACTGGCTAGACTACACAATCTTGAAAGAAAAAGAGCAGGCCCGGAAATATCAGGTAATCCGTCCCCTCGGTTTGCCTCAGGATAGCGGGAGTCAGGCGATCGCCCGCAAACAGTCCCTAGGGTGA
- a CDS encoding hypothetical protein (conserved hypothetical protein), producing the protein MTLFSRLLSISSSAALLGLSACQNVDPAISGCQTLLTTIQRTVNEAKTLVQDEPVDGVSQIFYAERWLQAADALTIGAEAIAQLRLRDAELRTYQAQISEIYQQQAEATYAMVKARQDKDLEAAQAAQTLSQAAGSQEESTGQALDQYCQSKYQARHGSGSP; encoded by the coding sequence TTGACCCTGTTTTCTCGTCTCCTCAGCATCTCTAGCAGCGCTGCCCTATTGGGCCTCAGTGCTTGCCAAAACGTCGACCCGGCGATTTCTGGTTGTCAGACGCTCCTCACGACCATTCAGCGTACCGTTAACGAAGCCAAAACCCTTGTACAAGACGAACCCGTAGACGGTGTTTCCCAAATTTTTTACGCTGAACGCTGGCTCCAAGCGGCAGATGCACTCACCATCGGGGCGGAGGCGATCGCCCAACTACGTCTTCGAGATGCTGAACTGAGAACTTACCAGGCCCAAATCAGCGAAATTTATCAACAGCAGGCCGAAGCGACCTATGCCATGGTTAAAGCGCGCCAGGACAAAGACTTAGAGGCGGCCCAAGCTGCCCAGACGCTCAGTCAAGCGGCGGGTTCTCAGGAGGAGAGCACCGGTCAGGCCCTTGATCAATATTGCCAAAGTAAATACCAAGCCCGTCACGGATCAGGCTCACCCTAG